CCCCGGCGAGACCAACTTCCTGCGCGCGAACGTGCTCGTCGTCAACAAGACCGACAGCGCGCCCGCCGGCGCCGTCGACGGGCTCATCGCCGAGGCCACGCAGTGGAACCCGCGCGCCACCGTGGTGCGCACCGAGTCGCGCGTGCGGCTCGCGGTCGACCCCTCGGCGCTGGCGGGCAAGCGCGCCCTCGTGATCGAGGACGGGCCGACCGTCACGCACGGCGGCATGGGCTTCGGCGCCGGCGTGCTGGCCGCGCGCGAGCACGGGGCGACGCTCGTGGACCCGCGCCCGCACGCGCACAGGTCGATCGCCGAGGCGTTCGCTCGCTACGGCCACCTGACCAAGGTCCTGCCCGCCATCGGCTACTCGCCCGAGCAGCTCGCCGACCTCGAGCGCACCATCGCCGACACGCCGTGCGACGTGGTGGTGGTCGCCACGCCGATCGACCTGTCGCACGTGATCCGCATCGACCAGCCCGCCGTGCGGGTACGCTACGAAGTGACCGACGCAGGCGAGCCGACGCTGCGCTCGGTCGTGAACGGCTGGCTGGCCTCGGAGTACGTCGGCGGGGAGTGAGGCGCGGGCATGGCCGGAGCGCCACATCTGACCGGGGAGCCGACGCGCATGGTCGTCGCACTCGGCGGCAATGCGCTGCTGCGGCGCGGCGACCGGGGGACGGTCGAAGAGCAGTACCTGCACGCCGACGCGGTCATGCGCCACGTCGCCGACCTCGCCGCGGCCGGCCACCGCCTCGTCATCACGCACGGGAACGGGCCGGTCGTCGGCAACATCGTGCTGCGCAACGAGGCCGCGCGGGCGAGCGTGCCGCCGATGCCGCTCTACATCGACGACGCCGACTCCGAGGGCGGCATCGGGCTCATGCTGCAGATGGCGCTGCACAACCGCCTGCGCGCGCAGCGCATCGCCCGCGCCGTGGTCACCATCGTCACGCAGGTCGTGGTCGACCCGCTCGACCCGGCCTTCGCGCGGCCGGACAAGCCCATCGGCCCGTTCTACTCGCCGGCCGAGAAGGACGCCGTGGCCGCCGAGGAGCCGTCGTGGGTCTTCGCCGAGACCGGCGAGGCGGACACCTGGCGCCGCGTGGTGCCCTCGCCCAAGCCGCTGCGCGTCGTCGAGGCGCCCGTCATCACGCGGGTGACCGAGCACGGCGACATCGTGATCGCGGCCGGCGGCGGCGGCGTCCCGGTGGTCGAGGACGCCGACGGCACGCTCACGGGCATCGACGCGGTCATCGACAAGGACCGCACGTCGTCGCTGCTCGCGTTGCAGACCGGCGCCTCCGTGCTCGCCATCCTCATGGAGGAGGACGCGGTCTACCTCGGCTACGGGCAGCCCGGCGCCCGCGCGCTCGGGCACGTGCACTGCGGCGAGCTGTGCGAGCACCTCGCGCGCGGGGAGTTCCACGCAGGCTCCATCGCGCCGAAGGTCGAGGCCGCGTGCGACTTCGTGCGCCACGGCGGCGAGACGGCGGTCATCTGCCGCGCCGAGAACCTCACCGAGGCGCTGCGCGGACATGCGGGCACGAGGGTGACGGCGTAGGCGTAGCGCGCCGGTCAGCACTCCAGCTCGTCGGCGAGCATCTGCAGGAACAGCCCGACGTCGGTCACGACCCCGATCGTCTGGAACGAGCCGCGGTCCGCGAGTTTGGTGACCACGGCCGGGTTGATGTCGACGCACACCGTGGTCGTCGCCGCGGGCAGCATGTTGCCGGTCGCGATCGAGTGCAGCATCGTCGAGAGCATCAGGCACGCGCCGGCGTCGCGACACCACCCGCGCATCGCACGCTGGGCCTCGAGCGCGTCGGTGATGACATCGGGTAGCGGACCGTCGTCGCGGATGGAGCCGGCGAGCACGAACGGCGTGCCGGTGGTGACGAGCGTGTGCATGAGGCCTTCGGTCAGCACGCCCTGCTCGACTGCGGCCGCGATCCCGCCCGCCGCGCGCACCGTGTTGATCGCGCGCAGGTGGTGCTCGTGCCCGCCGGGCACGGGCACGCCCTCGTCGAGCCGCACGCCGAGCGACGTCCCGTACAGCGCCGACTCGATGTCGTGCACCGCCACCGCGTTCCCGCCGAACAGCACGCTCACGTAGCCCGCGCGCACGAGCCGCGCGAGCTCGCCCGCCGCGCCCGTGTGCACCACCGCCGGCCCGACCACCGCGATGATGGCCCGCCCGCACTCCCTCGTCTCGCGCAGCAGCGCCGCCACCATGCGCACGACCTGCGCCTTCGGCTTCTCTGACGACACCTCGGACGCCATGAACTCGAACGCCTGCTGGTCACGCGGCCGCTCGAGCGGCGTGACGCGCACGCCGCCGTGCCCGACGACGAGCAGGTCGCCGGCGCGCACCTCCGAGAGCGCCACCGTCTCGGCAGTGCCGGCGACCGGGTCGACGCGCACCGCGCAGTCCATCTCGGGATTCGCGACGGGCAACCACTCGCCGCCCACGCGCAGGTGCGTGACGAGGTTCGTCGTGGAGTAGAAGCACGCGGGGAACACGCCGTCGGCCGGCGCCGGCGCCAGCTCGACGTCCGTGTCGTGCAACGGCACCGCGCCGTGTTCGCGGATGGCGTCGAGCACCTGCGCGAGGTGCTCCGCGTCGCGGCCCTTCACGCGCAGGACCGCCACCGACGGGTCCTCGTTCGTGCGGCCGACCTGGAAGGTCAGCGTCTCGAACTCGCCGTCCAGCGCCACGATGTCGTCCATGATCCGCGAGACGATCTGCGAGTCGATGAGGTGGCCGGTCACCCGGATGTCCTCGTACGGCGCCACGCGCGCTCCTTCGCGGTCGGCGGGTGGGCGCGGTGCGCCTCGGCCCGCATGAGTATGCATTCCCGGCGCATCTCTATGCGCCCACGCCATCATACCCGAGCGGTCACGCTCGCACGGCGCCCCGATGTGCGCATACTATCGCCGAGGAGACCTTGTCGGGGAGGAGCCCAGCGATGAAGCGCACGACCCTCGCACTGCTCGCCTGCTGCCTGGCCCTGGCGGTCGCGGCGCCGGCGGCGCTCGCCAACGACGGCGCGGTCGGCACGCAGGGCGGCACGGTCAGGCCCATCGGCAACGCCGACGTGCGGATGGACTCGGAGGCCGTGCAGATCATCTGCATGGACGGTGTTGCGCTCTA
This genomic interval from Actinomycetota bacterium contains the following:
- a CDS encoding carbamate kinase — its product is MAGAPHLTGEPTRMVVALGGNALLRRGDRGTVEEQYLHADAVMRHVADLAAAGHRLVITHGNGPVVGNIVLRNEAARASVPPMPLYIDDADSEGGIGLMLQMALHNRLRAQRIARAVVTIVTQVVVDPLDPAFARPDKPIGPFYSPAEKDAVAAEEPSWVFAETGEADTWRRVVPSPKPLRVVEAPVITRVTEHGDIVIAAGGGGVPVVEDADGTLTGIDAVIDKDRTSSLLALQTGASVLAILMEEDAVYLGYGQPGARALGHVHCGELCEHLARGEFHAGSIAPKVEAACDFVRHGGETAVICRAENLTEALRGHAGTRVTA
- a CDS encoding TIGR00300 family protein → MHTHAGRGAPRPPADREGARVAPYEDIRVTGHLIDSQIVSRIMDDIVALDGEFETLTFQVGRTNEDPSVAVLRVKGRDAEHLAQVLDAIREHGAVPLHDTDVELAPAPADGVFPACFYSTTNLVTHLRVGGEWLPVANPEMDCAVRVDPVAGTAETVALSEVRAGDLLVVGHGGVRVTPLERPRDQQAFEFMASEVSSEKPKAQVVRMVAALLRETRECGRAIIAVVGPAVVHTGAAGELARLVRAGYVSVLFGGNAVAVHDIESALYGTSLGVRLDEGVPVPGGHEHHLRAINTVRAAGGIAAAVEQGVLTEGLMHTLVTTGTPFVLAGSIRDDGPLPDVITDALEAQRAMRGWCRDAGACLMLSTMLHSIATGNMLPAATTTVCVDINPAVVTKLADRGSFQTIGVVTDVGLFLQMLADELEC